From the Nocardiopsis changdeensis genome, one window contains:
- a CDS encoding gas vesicle protein has translation MSQDGRDQESSSRTEGRKSMMRRLREAQEQFEELTGLEVEGVSGFESSDDGWVLTFEVVELRRIPDTVSLLATYSVRIDSDGELQGYRRTERYTRGRSDGR, from the coding sequence ATGAGTCAGGACGGCAGGGACCAGGAGTCGTCCTCGCGCACGGAAGGGCGGAAGTCGATGATGCGTCGCCTGCGCGAGGCCCAGGAGCAGTTCGAGGAACTCACCGGACTGGAGGTCGAAGGCGTCTCCGGCTTCGAGTCGTCCGACGACGGCTGGGTTCTGACCTTCGAGGTCGTCGAGTTGCGCCGGATCCCCGACACGGTGAGCCTCCTGGCCACGTACTCCGTCCGGATCGATTCGGACGGAGAGCTCCAGGGCTACCGGCGCACCGAGCGCTACACCCGGGGCCGGTCCGACGGCCGCTGA
- the gvpJ gene encoding gas vesicle protein GvpJ — protein sequence MTVVQQSGGGGRSSGNLYEVLDLILDKGLVIDVFARVSLVGIELLTVDVRIVVASVDTYLRFAEACNRLDLTSSGGAGLPDLVNGGMEKGARSKSKGAIAGAAEAISDSFSSGKSDEKEKEKQPARSSRRRTSAKKEEEE from the coding sequence ATGACGGTGGTGCAGCAGTCAGGTGGAGGGGGCCGCAGCTCGGGCAACCTTTACGAGGTCTTGGACCTCATCTTGGACAAGGGGCTGGTGATCGACGTGTTCGCCAGGGTCTCGCTCGTGGGCATCGAACTGCTCACGGTGGACGTGCGGATCGTGGTGGCCAGCGTCGACACCTACCTGCGCTTCGCGGAGGCGTGCAACCGGCTGGACCTCACCAGCAGTGGTGGCGCGGGCCTGCCCGACCTGGTCAACGGAGGCATGGAGAAGGGCGCCCGCAGCAAGTCCAAGGGCGCGATCGCCGGTGCGGCCGAGGCCATCTCCGACTCCTTCTCCAGCGGGAAGTCGGACGAGAAGGAGAAGGAGAAGCAGCCCGCCCGTTCCTCGCGCCGCCGCACCTCGGCCAAGAAGGAGGAAGAGGAGTGA
- a CDS encoding GvpL/GvpF family gas vesicle protein, with product MSTYVYGIVRDRDDLDGMKLSGVGEEGAPVRFVRGSGLAAAVSDAPEGLRAKRRDLTAHQNVLQDLAEAGAVLPLRFGSLSEDDDAVAAELARSADHYSELLDRLRDRVEFNVKAEHVEEAVLAEALRGDAGLRAENEALREAGGGSPAERMAFGERVHHAVEELRRRDAAVLRPLQGFADGVGEGEPVGASFVNTSFLVPRDRVEGFLKEAARLQQEAGSSMEIRVNGPLPPYSFVTPPPNRPSGPDGP from the coding sequence GTGAGCACCTACGTCTACGGGATCGTCCGCGACAGGGACGACCTCGACGGAATGAAGCTGAGCGGCGTGGGCGAGGAGGGGGCCCCGGTCCGCTTCGTCCGCGGCAGCGGCCTGGCCGCCGCCGTCAGCGACGCGCCCGAGGGGCTCCGGGCGAAGCGGCGGGACCTCACCGCCCACCAGAACGTGCTCCAGGACCTGGCCGAGGCGGGCGCCGTCCTGCCCCTGCGCTTCGGCTCCCTGAGCGAGGACGACGATGCGGTGGCCGCGGAGCTCGCCCGCTCCGCGGACCACTACTCCGAACTGCTCGACCGGCTCCGGGACCGGGTGGAGTTCAACGTCAAGGCCGAGCACGTCGAGGAGGCCGTCCTGGCCGAGGCGCTGCGCGGCGACGCGGGCCTGCGGGCCGAGAACGAGGCCCTCCGCGAGGCCGGGGGCGGGAGCCCCGCCGAGCGCATGGCCTTCGGCGAACGGGTCCACCACGCGGTGGAGGAGCTGCGCCGCAGGGACGCCGCCGTGCTGCGGCCGCTCCAGGGCTTCGCCGACGGCGTCGGCGAGGGCGAGCCCGTGGGGGCGTCCTTCGTGAACACCTCCTTCCTCGTCCCCCGGGACCGCGTCGAGGGCTTCCTGAAGGAGGCGGCGCGGCTCCAGCAGGAGGCGGGCTCCTCCATGGAGATCCGGGTCAACGGCCCCCTGCCCCCGTACAGCTTCGTGACCCCTCCTCCGAACCGGCCGTCGGGGCCCGACGGCCCCTGA
- a CDS encoding gas vesicle protein GvpG — MGILSAILSAPLAPVRFVDWTMHQVVGAAEREAYDPARIRSELAELSDRLDRGEISESDFDRAEDELLDRLEEAEEFQRGTTRDQ, encoded by the coding sequence ATGGGAATTCTCAGTGCCATCCTCAGCGCCCCCCTGGCTCCCGTCCGTTTCGTGGACTGGACGATGCACCAGGTGGTGGGCGCGGCGGAGCGGGAGGCGTACGACCCGGCCCGTATCCGCTCCGAGCTCGCGGAGCTGTCCGACCGCCTCGACCGCGGTGAGATCTCCGAGAGCGATTTCGACCGGGCCGAGGACGAACTGCTGGACCGGCTGGAAGAGGCCGAGGAGTTCCAGCGGGGAACGACGAGAGACCAGTGA